The Methanocaldococcus jannaschii DSM 2661 genome has a segment encoding these proteins:
- a CDS encoding helix-turn-helix domain-containing protein — MIEIKISKIPRWDEINKIVKLREKDLVLLKLPKSVYEHPKMAYKLEYLKKKGIFIEVENAKRGRKRKVDDETVKKIHELIIEGYSVREIGNILGIGKSTVWDYAKDCIKELKLERFKKLVWEYREYLINKGKYSPSLQVLFLELEATVDYDLEKAKKILEDIIKHVKEF; from the coding sequence ATGATTGAGATAAAAATATCTAAGATTCCAAGATGGGATGAGATTAATAAGATTGTAAAACTGAGAGAAAAAGATTTGGTTTTGCTAAAACTTCCAAAGTCTGTTTATGAACATCCAAAAATGGCTTATAAACTGGAATATTTAAAGAAAAAAGGCATTTTTATAGAGGTTGAGAATGCAAAGAGAGGGAGGAAGAGAAAAGTTGATGATGAAACTGTTAAAAAGATTCATGAATTAATTATTGAGGGCTATTCTGTTAGAGAAATTGGTAATATTTTAGGCATAGGAAAATCTACCGTTTGGGATTATGCTAAGGATTGTATTAAAGAGTTAAAACTTGAGAGATTTAAAAAATTAGTTTGGGAGTATAGGGAGTATTTGATTAATAAGGGTAAGTATTCTCCAAGTCTGCAAGTTCTATTTTTGGAGTTGGAGGCAACTGTTGATTATGATTTGGAGAAGGCGAAGAAGATTTTGGAAGATATTATAAAACATGTTAAAGAATTCTAA
- a CDS encoding tyrosine-type recombinase/integrase: protein MIWDWNLSKPSESIKKHSGTWDKGIDYKQTYKMFKEDLQKLKNKELLYEDDYKRIAYLITFLFQLRNGCRIWEAIAGMINIAINIDNLNWNERITVKVRTQKRKDWEFRELIIPKCIKKEDIEMVRDVFLDIKKEIDEKLTMDEKLKAKKKIVKRFGAWLYKNYGINTHSLRYAYVTYLGEHGIPAQVLAKITKHKNINYIETYTQSRLAKEILKNIGDLDD from the coding sequence ATGATATGGGATTGGAATCTATCGAAACCTTCTGAAAGTATTAAAAAACATAGCGGCACATGGGATAAAGGCATTGATTACAAACAAACCTATAAAATGTTTAAAGAAGATTTGCAGAAATTGAAAAACAAGGAATTACTTTATGAAGATGATTACAAGAGAATAGCTTATCTTATAACTTTTTTATTCCAATTAAGGAATGGTTGTAGGATTTGGGAGGCTATAGCTGGGATGATAAACATAGCCATCAATATAGACAATCTTAATTGGAATGAGAGGATAACTGTTAAAGTTAGGACTCAGAAGAGGAAGGATTGGGAGTTTAGAGAGCTGATTATACCAAAATGCATTAAAAAAGAGGATATTGAAATGGTTAGGGATGTTTTTTTAGACATTAAAAAGGAGATTGATGAAAAGCTAACAATGGATGAAAAGTTAAAAGCAAAGAAAAAGATTGTTAAGAGATTTGGAGCTTGGCTTTATAAAAATTATGGAATTAATACTCACTCCCTGAGGTATGCCTATGTTACTTACTTGGGAGAACATGGCATCCCAGCACAAGTCTTAGCAAAAATAACCAAGCATAAGAACATAAACTACATTGAAACTTACACTCAAAGCAGACTGGCAAAAGAGATTCTAAAAAATATTGGGGATTTAGATGATTGA
- the cobI gene encoding precorrin-2 C(20)-methyltransferase, producing the protein MNKLVKKVYGVGVGVGDKKLLTLKALEVLKKVDKIFVPVSKKGKKSIAYEIIKDYVDGKNIEELLFPMIKDKERLKKYWENALEKVLKEDGEVAIITIGDPTLYSTFSYVWKLLKERGVEVEIVNGISSIFASAAALNIPLVEGDEKLCILPQGKDLEKYIDEFDTIIIMKTKNLNEKLSVIKNRDDYIIGLVKRATFEDEKVVIGKLDEINFDEFNDYLSLAIIKRFKR; encoded by the coding sequence GTGAATAAATTGGTAAAGAAGGTTTATGGTGTTGGTGTAGGTGTTGGAGACAAAAAGCTATTAACATTAAAGGCATTAGAGGTTTTAAAAAAAGTAGATAAAATCTTTGTCCCAGTATCTAAAAAGGGGAAGAAATCTATTGCCTATGAAATTATAAAGGATTATGTTGATGGGAAGAATATTGAAGAACTTTTATTCCCCATGATTAAAGATAAAGAGAGGCTAAAAAAATACTGGGAAAATGCTTTAGAGAAGGTTTTAAAAGAAGATGGAGAAGTAGCTATAATAACCATTGGAGACCCTACATTGTATAGCACATTCTCCTATGTCTGGAAACTTTTAAAAGAAAGAGGGGTTGAGGTAGAGATAGTTAATGGCATTTCATCAATATTTGCCTCTGCAGCTGCTTTAAATATTCCATTAGTTGAAGGAGATGAAAAACTCTGCATTTTACCTCAAGGAAAGGATTTGGAAAAATATATTGATGAATTCGACACTATAATTATTATGAAGACAAAGAATTTAAATGAGAAGCTATCAGTTATAAAAAATAGAGATGATTATATAATTGGGTTGGTAAAGAGGGCAACTTTTGAAGATGAAAAAGTAGTAATTGGTAAGTTAGACGAAATCAACTTTGATGAATTTAATGACTATCTCTCCTTAGCTATAATAAAGAGGTTTAAGAGATGA
- a CDS encoding Fic family protein — MKIIKAVPEEFLNGLYLIPTDRGNLLELDENGNFEVVNNIAIIRVLATPNLKKAIAKIVYQIKDKYYLFKNHKKANWLKNLLEYMNNKIEFDKYYRAKKAWYRGIGDLFRNIRKWEFEKVVGKIISLLKVLNPIVVFDVHDIRKWHYRKSFINFVKELRKNSISVVIRYPIDCHEEIREIFPEGILNTKATIRYFAKVHGYYISDRVAEYLLKITNGNLETIYLILRHSKREIKNLRELKIPWLRILPYIVDSKYRKLVEVIIELRKFKVEDITYKVNYKLSTIYRYLDELVELGILTKIKHKGKVRFKIRLNRNILLTLLKKSKNNYLHWFSIFLLDSIPWDIQIFEFSKSI; from the coding sequence ATGAAAATAATAAAAGCAGTTCCAGAAGAGTTTTTAAATGGATTGTATTTAATTCCAACTGACAGAGGGAATTTATTGGAATTAGATGAAAACGGAAATTTTGAGGTAGTTAATAATATAGCCATAATTAGGGTTTTAGCAACACCAAATTTAAAAAAGGCTATAGCCAAGATTGTCTATCAAATTAAAGATAAATACTACTTATTTAAAAATCATAAAAAAGCAAACTGGCTGAAAAATCTCTTAGAATATATGAACAATAAGATAGAGTTCGATAAATATTATAGAGCCAAAAAGGCATGGTATAGAGGAATAGGGGATTTATTTAGAAATATAAGAAAATGGGAATTTGAAAAAGTTGTTGGAAAGATAATCTCACTATTAAAGGTTTTGAATCCAATAGTTGTCTTTGATGTTCATGATATAAGAAAATGGCATTATAGGAAGAGTTTTATAAACTTTGTTAAAGAATTAAGGAAAAATAGTATAAGTGTTGTAATAAGATATCCAATTGACTGTCATGAAGAGATTAGGGAGATTTTTCCAGAAGGCATTTTAAATACAAAAGCAACCATAAGATACTTTGCAAAGGTTCATGGTTATTATATAAGCGATAGAGTGGCTGAATATCTCCTAAAAATAACCAATGGAAACTTAGAAACAATATATTTGATATTAAGACACTCAAAAAGAGAGATAAAAAATCTTAGAGAGCTAAAAATTCCATGGCTTAGGATTTTACCATATATAGTAGATTCGAAATATCGAAAATTGGTTGAAGTTATAATTGAACTAAGAAAGTTCAAAGTTGAAGATATTACTTATAAAGTTAATTACAAATTATCAACCATATACAGATATTTAGATGAGTTGGTTGAGTTAGGAATACTGACAAAAATAAAACATAAAGGCAAAGTAAGATTTAAAATAAGATTGAACAGAAATATTTTATTAACTCTCCTCAAAAAATCTAAAAATAACTATTTGCATTGGTTCTCTATTTTCTTGTTAGATAGCATACCTTGGGATATACAGATTTTCGAATTTTCGAAAAGTATATAA
- a CDS encoding ArsR family transcriptional regulator produces the protein MDPIEFIQKSASSIASTMHKLKLKYNPFSEKPIRGNTKFFVGRVSELREIGEILGSALHGSVANAAIVGTKGIGKSSMLNIIYYATKKQGHWVVEMTASQVTPRQFLIQLLYNILTENIITMSGTIKSDYMEHSSRILDMYRKLNNYGDKVPIHYPRERIERDLEYLINEVKSPDKLCIILIDEADQFAKKSCLSLLQFFHSFLYEEGILTFMAGSPTLMDDLTKISPPIKDRIPKIINMPPLSKDESYDLIRRRLEDAHIDGAEEFEPFTEEAIHKIVEECDGIPRKIIMTCSESISIAIRKGLTKIDEKVVKEAMHSLGISVGHQILNHLTPAQSEIVRAMAELGGSATVTQLAEYLKKSPSTIGTHLSDIYEMGYIYKEREGNNVYYKLSKELRDVLIGEDDELEM, from the coding sequence ATGGACCCAATAGAGTTTATACAAAAATCTGCAAGCTCTATAGCAAGCACCATGCATAAATTAAAATTAAAATACAATCCATTTTCTGAAAAGCCAATAAGGGGAAATACAAAGTTTTTTGTAGGTAGAGTTAGCGAGTTAAGGGAAATTGGAGAAATTTTAGGTTCTGCATTGCATGGTAGTGTTGCTAACGCTGCAATAGTTGGAACTAAGGGGATAGGGAAGAGTTCAATGCTAAACATCATATACTATGCAACAAAAAAGCAGGGACATTGGGTTGTTGAGATGACTGCCTCTCAGGTAACACCAAGGCAGTTTTTGATACAGCTCTTATACAATATATTAACTGAAAACATCATAACCATGAGTGGAACGATAAAATCTGATTACATGGAACATTCAAGTAGAATTTTAGATATGTATAGGAAGTTAAACAACTATGGGGATAAAGTTCCTATCCACTATCCAAGGGAGAGGATTGAGAGGGATTTGGAATATCTAATAAATGAAGTTAAAAGTCCTGATAAGTTATGTATAATTTTAATTGATGAAGCTGACCAATTTGCAAAAAAGAGCTGTTTAAGTTTATTACAATTTTTCCACTCGTTTTTGTATGAAGAGGGAATTTTAACGTTTATGGCTGGTTCTCCAACATTGATGGATGATTTAACAAAGATATCTCCACCAATAAAGGATAGAATTCCAAAAATAATAAATATGCCTCCTTTATCAAAAGATGAGTCCTATGATTTAATTAGAAGAAGATTGGAAGATGCTCATATTGATGGAGCAGAGGAGTTTGAGCCGTTTACTGAAGAGGCTATTCATAAAATTGTTGAAGAGTGTGACGGAATTCCAAGAAAGATAATAATGACATGCTCTGAATCAATATCAATAGCTATAAGAAAGGGTTTAACTAAAATAGATGAGAAGGTTGTTAAAGAGGCTATGCATTCTCTTGGCATTAGTGTAGGACATCAAATTCTAAACCACTTAACTCCTGCCCAATCAGAGATTGTTAGGGCAATGGCTGAGCTTGGAGGTTCAGCAACGGTAACACAATTAGCTGAATATTTAAAAAAATCACCAAGTACTATTGGAACTCATCTCTCTGACATCTATGAGATGGGATATATTTATAAAGAAAGGGAAGGAAACAACGTATATTATAAACTATCTAAAGAACTTAGGGATGTCTTAATAGGTGAAGATGATGAATTGGAGATGTGA
- the mptA gene encoding GTP cyclohydrolase MptA has product MNWRCDVQNFEPDVKISLTRVGVTNLKKLVRLKRTNKRPIILLSTFEVFVNLPSSQKGIHMSRNPEVIEGIIDEALELESYEMETICEEIVKRLFEKHEYATEAEVFMVSDFMTKEKSPISGKYSQEIHKIMGGAKGIKKDDEIELTKIVGAEVVGITACPCAQNLIKEICIKNLKEKGFSDEDIDKILDSVIFATHNQRGIGRIILEVPTGYDIEIMDIIEIIKKSMSAEIHGILKRADEAYVVEQSHKNPKFVEDCVREMAKRVVEKFKHLPDETKVLIRQINMESIHRHDAFAEKVATLGELRRELLSYE; this is encoded by the coding sequence ATGAATTGGAGATGTGATGTTCAAAATTTTGAGCCAGATGTTAAAATATCATTAACAAGAGTTGGAGTTACAAATCTAAAAAAACTTGTTAGATTAAAGAGAACAAATAAAAGACCAATAATATTGTTATCTACGTTTGAGGTTTTTGTTAATTTGCCGAGTTCTCAGAAAGGAATACACATGTCAAGAAATCCTGAAGTTATAGAGGGAATAATAGATGAGGCTTTAGAGTTGGAGAGTTATGAGATGGAGACAATTTGTGAGGAGATAGTTAAGAGGTTGTTTGAGAAGCATGAATATGCCACAGAGGCAGAGGTTTTTATGGTTAGTGATTTCATGACTAAGGAGAAAAGCCCTATATCTGGGAAGTATTCCCAGGAGATTCACAAAATCATGGGTGGAGCTAAGGGAATAAAGAAGGATGATGAAATTGAATTAACAAAGATTGTTGGGGCCGAGGTTGTTGGTATCACTGCTTGTCCATGTGCTCAAAATTTAATAAAGGAGATATGTATTAAAAACTTAAAGGAAAAAGGCTTTTCTGATGAAGATATTGATAAAATATTGGATTCTGTTATATTTGCCACTCATAATCAGAGAGGAATTGGTAGAATTATATTGGAAGTTCCTACCGGATATGATATTGAGATTATGGATATCATAGAAATAATTAAAAAATCCATGAGTGCTGAGATTCATGGAATATTAAAGAGAGCTGATGAAGCTTATGTTGTTGAACAAAGCCATAAAAACCCTAAGTTTGTTGAGGATTGTGTTAGGGAGATGGCTAAAAGGGTAGTGGAGAAATTTAAACACTTACCAGATGAGACGAAGGTTTTAATTAGGCAGATAAATATGGAGAGTATTCATAGACATGACGCATTTGCTGAAAAGGTTGCTACATTGGGGGAATTAAGAAGAGAGCTTTTAAGCTATGAATAA
- a CDS encoding ATP-grasp domain-containing protein, with protein sequence MKALVLGINTRPVVNSLKKLGFYVYSVSYYAPEDLNADEKYYLINPLVHGRLKENYDENKLIEIANKLADEVDCIFITSGVFEFENSKIPGWDNVIGNGPKKINEISNKYKTYKKLKNLGFNIPETKKINNKTQLYKFLEEFKTCILKPIYGSGGSILKIELNNFDDEIINEIKFPIIAQEYIRGKSFSANFIGNTFITFNKQIIIKGMYAGNLTPYINLPNKFVEIFGEVIESFELKGMSGIDFLIKDNGPYIVDINPRILGTYETIEMSASQNLAMVLLNNKYAKEIKPRKVYIKRILFAKEKIIANISKRDFIHDIPKKNAVIEKGEPIATVIAKENIKSIINSVYEECAEYEKRKEDRENI encoded by the coding sequence TTGAAAGCTTTGGTTTTAGGTATCAACACAAGGCCTGTAGTTAATTCTCTTAAAAAATTAGGATTTTATGTATATTCAGTCTCTTACTACGCCCCAGAAGATTTAAATGCTGATGAGAAATATTATTTGATAAATCCTTTAGTTCATGGAAGATTAAAAGAAAACTATGATGAAAACAAATTAATTGAAATAGCTAATAAATTAGCTGATGAAGTTGATTGTATCTTTATAACTTCAGGTGTTTTTGAATTCGAAAATTCGAAAATTCCAGGATGGGATAATGTTATAGGTAATGGGCCAAAAAAGATAAATGAAATCAGTAACAAATATAAAACATATAAGAAATTAAAAAATCTTGGTTTTAATATACCAGAAACTAAGAAAATAAACAATAAGACTCAATTATATAAATTTTTGGAAGAATTTAAAACCTGCATTTTAAAGCCTATCTACGGGAGTGGAGGAAGTATTTTAAAGATAGAATTAAATAACTTTGATGATGAGATAATTAATGAAATTAAGTTCCCAATTATTGCTCAGGAATATATTAGAGGGAAAAGTTTTAGTGCCAACTTTATAGGCAATACATTTATAACCTTTAACAAACAAATTATAATTAAGGGAATGTATGCTGGGAATTTAACTCCATATATTAATTTACCAAATAAGTTTGTTGAAATATTTGGTGAGGTTATAGAATCTTTTGAATTAAAAGGAATGAGTGGCATTGATTTTTTGATTAAAGATAATGGTCCTTATATTGTTGATATAAATCCTCGCATTTTAGGAACTTATGAGACCATAGAGATGAGTGCATCTCAAAATTTGGCAATGGTTTTGCTAAATAATAAGTATGCCAAGGAGATTAAACCAAGAAAAGTATATATAAAAAGAATATTGTTTGCTAAAGAGAAAATTATCGCTAATATATCAAAAAGGGACTTTATACATGATATTCCAAAGAAAAATGCAGTTATAGAGAAAGGAGAGCCTATAGCTACAGTAATTGCAAAAGAAAACATTAAATCAATAATAAACAGTGTTTATGAGGAGTGTGCAGAGTATGAGAAAAGAAAAGAAGATAGAGAGAATATATGA
- the tfe gene encoding transcription factor E, producing MRKEKKIERIYEMLNDPLVQEVLFNIFEGDEKGFEVIDVLLEKGETTEEEIAKELGVKLNVVRKLLYKLYDARLVDYKRWKDEDTNWYSYTWLPTLEKLPYVVKKKINELIKDLEKKLEFEKNNMFFFCPNCNVRFTFEEAMDYGFSCPGCGNMLQEFDNSELIKDLEEQIKFLKEELKNNPFLK from the coding sequence ATGAGAAAAGAAAAGAAGATAGAGAGAATATATGAGATGCTAAACGACCCTTTGGTTCAGGAAGTTCTTTTTAATATATTTGAAGGAGATGAGAAAGGATTTGAAGTTATTGATGTTCTTTTAGAGAAGGGCGAGACAACAGAAGAAGAGATTGCTAAAGAACTTGGAGTAAAACTTAATGTAGTTAGAAAACTGCTTTATAAGTTGTATGATGCAAGATTAGTTGATTATAAGAGATGGAAAGATGAAGATACCAATTGGTATTCCTACACATGGTTACCAACACTTGAAAAACTTCCTTATGTTGTAAAAAAGAAAATAAATGAGTTAATTAAAGACCTTGAGAAGAAGTTGGAGTTTGAGAAAAACAACATGTTTTTCTTCTGTCCAAATTGTAATGTGAGATTTACATTTGAAGAGGCAATGGATTATGGCTTTTCGTGTCCAGGTTGTGGAAACATGTTGCAGGAATTTGACAATAGTGAATTAATTAAAGATTTAGAGGAGCAAATAAAATTTTTAAAGGAAGAATTAAAGAACAATCCTTTTTTGAAATAA
- a CDS encoding TIGR00295 family protein: MEFEKALSILKNLCSENVVEHCLAVSEYAYELALAIKNKGYEVDVELVRLGGLLHDIGRSRTHGIEHGVVGAEILRELGFDEKLALIAERHIGAGITKEEAIELGLPPKDYLPITLEEKIVAHADNLIFGTKRVEIDDVIKKFEKRLGKNHPSIKRIILLNDEINNLLK; encoded by the coding sequence ATGGAATTTGAAAAAGCCCTTTCTATTTTAAAAAACTTATGCTCTGAGAATGTGGTGGAACATTGTTTAGCAGTTTCAGAGTATGCTTATGAATTAGCTTTGGCTATAAAAAATAAAGGTTATGAGGTTGATGTTGAACTTGTTAGATTAGGAGGTTTGTTACATGATATTGGTAGGAGTAGAACTCATGGCATAGAACATGGTGTTGTAGGGGCTGAAATTTTGAGAGAGTTGGGTTTTGATGAAAAACTTGCATTAATAGCTGAGAGGCATATTGGGGCAGGAATAACAAAGGAGGAGGCAATAGAACTTGGATTACCTCCAAAGGATTATCTACCAATAACATTGGAGGAAAAAATTGTAGCTCATGCTGATAACTTGATATTTGGAACTAAGAGGGTTGAGATAGATGATGTAATAAAAAAATTTGAAAAAAGATTGGGCAAAAATCATCCTTCAATTAAGAGAATTATTCTGCTAAATGATGAGATAAACAATCTTTTAAAATAA